From the Deltaproteobacteria bacterium genome, the window TTTCCTCCAACAAACCGACAACCGCGTCAAGGTCGATCTGTTCTTCCTCGTCCAGACCAACCCACCAGGCTTCAAATTCGTCGGTATATTCAACGATCCATGCCATAAAAGGAATATAACCTCTAAGGAATATCAAGTCAACGATTTTTTGGATTTAGGAAATGTCTACTTGACGGCATATCAATTTTTTTTCAATTGACAACAGCCGGAAGTTCTTATCCTGCTCCTCCGGGCCTACCGAAACTGGAAAATAAAATAGGGAAAACAGGAACGGAGGCTTATAACGAATTATGTTTAGCGGCTCATTGAATTCACCTACTAATTTGGCCGTTCTCTCATGGGAGCCTCAATGAGTATTCTCAAGCGCTTCAACCAGGGACGTGACCTCATCCCACGACAGCGATTCTTCCTTGAAGATGTCGTTCACAAAGGGATCTCCGAGAAGGCGCTCGGCCACTTCAGATGGGCGATAGACCAGATAATCAACCGGAAGATCGGTTTCTATTAATCTGAAAAGTTGATGTGTCCGGTCAGCACCAAGATGAGGAACGTCGTCCTTGATTATGAATAAGTCAACATCGTTCACTTCATCGGTATCTTTTGCGGCAGATCCGAAAAGGATGATTTTTTCCGGGGCATATTTGGTCAAAGGTCTTGTTTCAAGCTTTCAATACCTGAAGAAATCTCCGTTCGTGTCATCTCTCATCCTTTTTCACTCACCAGTAACGATGATTTCCATTGGCTCGGCCAGACCGGGAACGGCGATCCGTGTGCCCAGGGGCGGCTTGTCGGTGAGGCGAAGGGCCTTGATGGCCTTCATGACTGCCGATAAGCTGGAAAGGGGGACGGGGGATGCGGTCTTCACCGGCAGGATGTGCGTCCCTTCTTTCGTCTGGCAGCGCACCGTGGTGGTGAGAACCCGGCGCGGTTCGATCCATTCCTGGCAGGCAAAGTCCTCGCCCTTTGGACAACGGGCACCGGCAGCCTGGATGCCGTCCGTTTCCAGGGCGCAGCAATTCGGACAGGTGATGCAGACGTATTTTTTTGTCGGTCCGGAAAAGACGACCTTGTCCTTCTTTTTCTTTTTTACCTTTTCTTCCATCTCTTTTTAACCGGCCAGGGCCCTGCCCAGCTTTTCCCCTTCTTTAGTCACCCGGTCCACCGTATCATGCACATAGTCGGCATTCCCGGCGAGGTACAAGCCGTTCCCCGGTTCAATCCCGGCGTCTATCAGCAGGTCCCTTTCCGGGATGAGACCCACGGAGAAAAGGACCGTATCGCAGGAAAGCTCCCTTTCCCCGCCGGTGCGGTTGTCCCGAACTCTTACGGCCTCGACCCGGTTCTTGCCCATGATCTCCAGGACCTCATGCTCCAGATAAAGCGGGATGCCGAAATCATCCAGGCACTGGATCTTGTTCCGGATGAGTCCCGAAAGGTGAGGCAGGATTTCAAAGACGGCCCTGACCCGGGCCCCTTCCAGGGTCATCCGTCTGGCCATGATCAGGCCGATATCGCCGGATCCGATGATGACCACTTCTTTCCCCGGCAACACCCCATAAATATTGACCATCTCCTGGGCCAAACCGGCAGTAAAGACCCCGGCCGGCCGGGTGCCGGGGACGGTAAGCATCTCCCTGGTCCTCTCCCGGCAGCCGGTGGCAATAACAATATTTTCTGCAGAAACAACCCTCTCCCCCTGGGGGCAGACAAAGGTCACTTTATGGCGCGGATGGATGGTGTGAACAAAGGAAGAGGTCTTGACTTCGACATTTTGTTCCAGAATGATTTTCTTATAGCGCGCGGCGTATTCGGTGCCGGTCAGCTCTTCCTTGAAGTATTTGAGCCCGAATCCCAAATGGATGCACTGGTTCAAAATGCCCCCGAGCCTGGGATGCCGCTCCAGGAGAAGGATTTTTTTGAGACCGGCAGAGGAGGCACCCACAGAAACGGCCATCCCCGCCGGTCCCCCGCCGATGACGATCAAGTCGTAATGGTTAGATTCTAACATGTCGAATCAGATAATTCACCTTTTACATTTTCATTGTTGCCGCACTTACTCGTTTCTGGTTGCTGGTTATAACGAGAAACGAGTAACGAGAAACAAGTAACGGATTTTATATATCTTTGTAAAAACCTATCAGACCGGTTTTATCAGCTCGGACCCTTTCCCCCGTTTAGTGATGGCTTCATAGGGAAGGCCCAGTTCTTCGGCCATGATGGCCATGATCTTCATGGTGCAAAAAGCCCCGTGACAGCGCCCCATCTGGCTCCGAGTGCGGAATTTGATCCCGTCCATGGTCCGGGCCCCCCTGCGGATGGCCTCTTTGATCTCTTTTCTGGTGATCAGCTCACAGCGGCAGACCACCTCGCCGAACTCAGGATCTTCCTTAATCAGGGCATTGCGTTCCTCTCCGCCGAGACGACGGAAACGGGGAATGGCCGTTCTTGTGGAGATAACCGTCTTCTTAGGTCTTAAGAGGTTTTTGACGGAGAGCAGGTTGACCACGTACTCGGCAATGGCCGGGGCGGCCGTGAGTCCCGGAGATTGAATGCCCACCAGGTTGATGAACCCTTCCAGGTCTTCCTGAATATAAAAATCATCTTCCTTGATGGTCGGTCTGACCCCGGCAAAGGAGGTGATGATCTGGTCTTCCCGGACCGAGGGGACGAGCCGCTGGATTTGGCTAATGACGAATTGTTTGCCTGATTTGGTCGTGGTCAGGTCTTCCCGGTCCGGGGTTTCTTCGGCCGTGGGACCGAGCATGGTATTGCCGTCGACCGTGGGAATGATGAGGATCCCTTTGGTGTACTTTTGAGGCACCGGAAAGATGACCCGTTTGGTGAGCCGGTCGGCATGTTTATCCAAAATAAATTCTTCGCCCTTTCGGGGGACGATGGCCGGGACTTCCATCCCGGCCATCCGGGCGATCTTGTCCGCATAAAGACCGGCGGCATTGATGACCAACCGCGATTCAAAGGTGCCTTCCGTTGTGATTATCTTCCAGGTGTCCGGGCCTTGTTCGATGGCCAGAACTTCATGGTTGCAGAATACCCGCAGTCCGTTGGCCTGGGCGTTCTCAGCCAGGGCATAAACCGTCTCATAAGGGTTGATGACCGCCGCCGTGGGTCCCAGTAGGGCGCACTCGAGCTCATCCGTGAGGTTAGGCTCATTTTCTTTAAGCCAGGGATTATCTACCATTTGGAGACCGGGGACCCCTAGTTTTTCCCCGTTTTCCCGGATGGCTTCCAGGGCCTTTCTTTCCCCGGGGAAGGCTACAACCAATTCCCCGGTAGGGATAAAAGGAAAATCCAGGTTTCCAGCCAGCTCCCGGTAGAGTTCGTTCCCCCTGACGGCCAGCCGGGTCTTGAGCTGCCGGGAAGGGCTCTGGAATCCGGTATGAATGATCCCGCTGTTGGACTTGGAGACCCCGAAGGATAGTTCGGCCTCCTTTTCGAGGAGGACGCCGTCCAGTGCGTAGCCGGAAAGTTTTTGGGCCACGGCAACCCCGACAATCCCGCCCCCGATAATCAGGAAATCAACTTTCAATGCGACAGGCCCCTGCCCAAAAAGGATCGATAGTATAGGCGCTTAGTAACTCAACATCGACAAAGTTTTGTCGATCAGGTGGCTAAATTCCTGTAGGTGGGTGCAGCACAGCGAAACCCACCAATAATTAAAACAAAGTAGAGATAAAAACCTCATTAACTACATTTTGCTCGCTTTTTCGAGCAACCAGTAACAAGTAACGGGCTCCTTATTGTCTGGAATAGAATCTAACATCCTCTAAAAATAAAGTCTATGCAAAAAACCGGGCCGGGAGGGGGCTCTTTACCGTTGTTTTCTTGATCCTTTTCTGGTCCTAATTGATTATATTTTCAAATCAATTGCTTTTCTTCCTAATACCTGATAAAATGGTTTTAAACATTTCCTGTTAGGAAAGGAGGGGATTCCTTTTGGATTGGATCTGGATAGGATGGGGATTTCTGGTGGTGGCGGCAGCAGTGGCCGTCTTTCTAATCAGGGCACTGAATCAGGTTTCCCGGACGGTGCGCAATCTGGGAACATTGGTCAATTCCTTGGAGACGGAGATCACTCCCCTGGTGCGGAATCTAAGGGAAACCTCAGAAAACATTAATGGTCTTCTGGTTCAAACCCAGGAAAGATTAAATCAGTTAGAAGGTCTATTCCTGACCTTAAAAGAATCGGCTCAAATCTTTTCTATGATTAACCGGATCTTTCGCGGTGGAGTCACTCCAACTTTAGTGAATATGGCAGGACTGGCAGTTGGAATTAAAACCGCCGGACAGTCTTTTTTTAAACGAAAGGGAAAAGGAGGGAAATGATATGGCAGAGGAAAAAGGGTGTTCAGGGAGCGCTTTGGTTTTGTCTTTTATCTTAGGTGGGGTGGTTGGAGCCGCCCTGGCAATCCTCTATTCCCCTTGGGAAGGAGACCGGACCCGGGGAAAACTAAAGGATTTAGCTGAAGAGGTCAAAGAAAAATCAGGTCATCTTTCTGAGGACTGGAAAGAGAAGGCCGCTACTTTTATAGAAAAAGGGAAAGAGTTTGTGGAACAAAAAAGGGGTATCCTTTCCTCGGCTTTCGATGCCGGGAAGGAAGCCATGACCAAAGAAAAAGAGGAACTAACCCAAACCGAAGGACTTTAAACCCATTACCAGATAATTTGTCGGGGGTTTTCCCCTTATTCTTTCTTGGCATCGTTCCATTGTTCTGGCAGGGGTTGAGGACCGGGTCTGATACCGGCGATATCCGGGTCTTCATCGCCGATCCGGGGGACAGAACTGCTGCCGAGAGACTTAGCCTGAATTCGGCGGGATTCCTTATCCTTCTGTTTTTGCTGTCGGGCTTTTTCTTTTTCCATCTTCCTGAAAGTGGCTTTTGATTTATTGGCCATTTTTTAACTCCTTCTGATAGTGCTTCATTAAAACAAGAAGCCGAGGTTCAAGCCCCGGCTTCTTATCTTTTATAACAAATTTAAAAAAAATTATCAATAAGAAAAAAAACGATAGGAAGATCCATCTTTATCGGGCACTTTCCAGGATAAAATCCTCCCCCTTGAAATAGCCCAGCTCTCCTTCGTAAATGATGGTTCGGGTCCGCTGGGCGATGATTTCCGGATCGATCTCGATTTTGGCCACATTGGTCTCGATGGCGCTCCGGGCAACCGCTGCCGCTACCACCGGCGGGACGCGGAAATCCATGCCCTTGGGAATAATGTAATCCATCGCCAGTTCCTTTTCCGGGATCATGCCGGCAATAGCCTGAGCAGCGGCTATTTTCATGGGCTCATTAATCACCCTGGCCCGTACATCCAGTGCCCCCCGAAAAACACCTGGAAAGACCAGGGAATTATTGACCTGGTTGGGAAAATCAGACCGGCCGGTGGCCACGATCATGGCCCCGGCTTCTTTGGCCGGCTCAGGAAGGATCTCCGGGGTAGGGTTGGCCAGGGCAAAGATGACCGGGTCTTTGGCCATGGCTCGGACCATGTCCTGGGTCAAGGCCCCGGCTACTGAAAGCCCGATAAAGACGTCGGCCCCTCGGACGACCTGAGCCAGGTCCCCTTTCTTTTTTTCGGGGTTGGTCTGCTGGGCCATTTCATTCTTAATCCAGTTCATCCCTTCCGGTCGTCCGGGATAAATGGCCCCCCGGGTATCGCAGAGGGTAATCTGACGGACCCCCATCTCCAGGAGAAGTTTGGTTACGGCAATGGCCGCTGCCCCGGCTCCATTAACCACCACCTGGAGGTCTTCCAGTTTTCGGTTGGAAATCTTGGCGGCGTTGAGTAAAGCGGCGCTGACCACAATGGCGGTCCCATGCTGGTCGTCATGAAAAACCGGAATGTTCATTTCTTCTTTAAGACGCCGTTCGATGTAAAAACAGCGGGGAGCCGAGATGTCTTCCAGATTGATCCCGCCGAAAGTGGCCTCCATGCGTTTGACGATCTCCACAATCTCATCGGCCACTTGAGTTCCCAAACAGATCGGAAAGGCTTCCACCCCGCCGAAGGTTTGAAACAAAACAGCCTTGCCTTCCATAACCGGCATGGCCGCCCGGGGACCGATATTTCCCAGCCCCAGGACGGCACTGCCGTCGGTTACTATGGCCACTAAATTCCCCTTGGCGGTTAAATCATAGGCCAATTCGGGATTCTCCCGGATTAAACGGGCCGGCTTTTCCGCCAGAGGGGGGAGATAAAATTGTCCCAGAATATAATTATCTCGAATGGCGATCTTGTTTTTTATCTGGAGAACGCCCTGGTACCTGCGATGCAGTTCCAAAGACTCTTCCCTTAAAGTTTGTTTTTTACCCGAAGGGGGCGGAACCGGCCATTGTCCTTCATAGACATAGCGGCGGGTCTTCTCGGCGATCTGGGCCGGGTCGGTGTCGCCCCTGGCTTGACCGCTTTCAACAGCCGCCCTGGCCACAGCCTCGGCAATCCGGGGGGCTGTTCGAAAATCAAAGATTTTGGGCATGACGTGATAAGGGGATAACTCCTCCGAGGGAACGCAATCGGCCAGGGCCTGGGCCGCAGCCAGGGCCATGGCGTCGTTGATATCGCTGGTCCGGCTTTCCAGGATCCCTCGGAAAAATCCAGGGAAAACCATAGCCACATCGGATTGATTAGGGAAATCGGCCCGGTTAAAGACCATGACCCTGGCCCCGGCCTGTCGGGCTTCTTCGGGCATGATCTCCGGTTTGGGGGTGGATAAGGCCAGGATGACCGGGTCCTTGGCCATGGAGCGGACCATTACGGGTTTCAAAGCCCCCCCCACGGAAAGCCCGATAAAGACATCGGCCCCTTTTAAGGCTTCTTCCAGAGTCCCGGTAAAGTTTTCCGGGTTGGTTTTTTTTACGATCTCCCACTTGGCCCAGCTCATGCCCCTGAGCCGGAACTTGTACAAAGCCCCATCCCGATCGCAGACAATAACCTGTTTGATCCCGGCCTTGACCAGCAAATCGGCACTGACCAGTCCGGCCATACCCGCTCCATTGATCACTACCCTGGCCTGGGAGAGGTCTTTGCCAACGATCTTCATGGAATTAATTAAAGCCGACAGAACCGGTATGGCAACACCCAGGCCGTGATTGTTAAAAACCGGAATATTGGCGCCCCGTTCAAGATGATCGGTAATCGTAAAGCTCTGAGGGCTGGCTATATCCTCCAGGCAAAAGGCGCCAAAAGTCGGTGTCAAGGCCAGGGCGGTATCTATAAACTCATAGGCATCCCTGGTTCGAAGGCAGATGGGTATGGCATCCACCCCGGCGAAAGTTTTGAAAATAACCGCCTTGCCCTCCATGACCGGCAGGGCGGCTTCCGGACCGGCATGACCTAAACGGAACAGACCTGACCCGTCGGTCAATATGCCCACGGTATTGCCGCGGCAAGAAAGCGAAAAAGACTGGAGCGGGTCCCGGGCGATCTCCAGACAGGGTTCGGCTACTCCGGGGGTATAAACCAGACTCAGGACATTGGCATCCTTGATGGGGATCTTGGAGGTGATCCCGATCACTCCCCGATATTTTTTACGATAAGCCAGGGCCTCTTCCCCGGCGCCATCTTCAAACAGCATGGGAAAACTCCTTTTTAGAGTTACAAGTTACAAGATGCAAGTTTCAAGAATGAAAAACCTCAAAATGGCTATAGCCTCGTTCTGATATTTTCTTGTTTCGTCGGTAACCGAATCAGGCGGGCGAGGTTCAGCTCAATTAAAGGTGTAAAAGGTCTGATCCTGATTGAGTAATCTCGCCCCTTTTTTTTGAATCACGGCCATATTTTCCAGCCGGACCCCTCCCCAGCCGGGCAAATAAATCCCCGGCTCTATCGTAACCACCATTCCAGGCAGCAGGGGGGTGGCCTTAATCGGGCTGAGGCTGGGCAATTCGTGAGTAGCCAGTCCGACTCCATGGCCCAGGGAATGTTTAAAATATTTCCCATACCCTCCCTTTTCAATAACCGAACGGGCCAGGACGTCGGCCTCGGCAGTAGTCAGTCCGGCCCGTATACCTTTTTCGGCCTGGAGTTGGGCCTGGCGGACCAAAGAATACACTTCCTTAAAACGGTCCGTGGGCCGTCCCAGAAAAACGGTCCGGGAAAGGTCCGAACAATATCCCTTCCATTTACTGCCAAAGTCGAATAAAATCGGTTCTCCCTTTCGGATCTCCCGGTCGGAAGGCTCAGCATGAGGCAAAGCGGCGTTGGGACCGGCAGCCACGATCGGTTCAAAGGCCAGGGCGTCCCCGCCTTTCAGATGGATCCATTGTTTAACCTGCCAGGCGATTTCTTTTTCGGTTTTTCCAGGCCTGAGAATTTTCAGGACCGCTTGAAAGGCCTCTTCGGTTATCCTTAAGGCTCGGTTTATGGCCCCTATTTCCTGGCGGTCTTTCTGTGCCCTCAGTTCCTCCACCACCTGGTAGGTGGGCCGGAATGAAATCAAGTTCCCTTTAGAGCGCATCAACTTCTTTAACCTCTGGTAGGTGTGGAAACTCAGGGATTGGTCTTCAAAGGCCAGGCTTCTGATGGTTTTGAGTTGTCCATGGATCTCCGGCCAGGAGGTTTCAAGAC encodes:
- a CDS encoding aminopeptidase P family protein, translated to MKRVQRLLERLNDRSLSGIFISQPENRRYLSGFKPADPQLNESSGFLIIGSGLAILGTDPRFEGEAQTQAKGFYLFIYRKGLETSWPEIHGQLKTIRSLAFEDQSLSFHTYQRLKKLMRSKGNLISFRPTYQVVEELRAQKDRQEIGAINRALRITEEAFQAVLKILRPGKTEKEIAWQVKQWIHLKGGDALAFEPIVAAGPNAALPHAEPSDREIRKGEPILFDFGSKWKGYCSDLSRTVFLGRPTDRFKEVYSLVRQAQLQAEKGIRAGLTTAEADVLARSVIEKGGYGKYFKHSLGHGVGLATHELPSLSPIKATPLLPGMVVTIEPGIYLPGWGGVRLENMAVIQKKGARLLNQDQTFYTFN
- a CDS encoding DUF1667 domain-containing protein; the protein is MEEKVKKKKKDKVVFSGPTKKYVCITCPNCCALETDGIQAAGARCPKGEDFACQEWIEPRRVLTTTVRCQTKEGTHILPVKTASPVPLSSLSAVMKAIKALRLTDKPPLGTRIAVPGLAEPMEIIVTGE
- a CDS encoding NADP-dependent malic enzyme translates to MLFEDGAGEEALAYRKKYRGVIGITSKIPIKDANVLSLVYTPGVAEPCLEIARDPLQSFSLSCRGNTVGILTDGSGLFRLGHAGPEAALPVMEGKAVIFKTFAGVDAIPICLRTRDAYEFIDTALALTPTFGAFCLEDIASPQSFTITDHLERGANIPVFNNHGLGVAIPVLSALINSMKIVGKDLSQARVVINGAGMAGLVSADLLVKAGIKQVIVCDRDGALYKFRLRGMSWAKWEIVKKTNPENFTGTLEEALKGADVFIGLSVGGALKPVMVRSMAKDPVILALSTPKPEIMPEEARQAGARVMVFNRADFPNQSDVAMVFPGFFRGILESRTSDINDAMALAAAQALADCVPSEELSPYHVMPKIFDFRTAPRIAEAVARAAVESGQARGDTDPAQIAEKTRRYVYEGQWPVPPPSGKKQTLREESLELHRRYQGVLQIKNKIAIRDNYILGQFYLPPLAEKPARLIRENPELAYDLTAKGNLVAIVTDGSAVLGLGNIGPRAAMPVMEGKAVLFQTFGGVEAFPICLGTQVADEIVEIVKRMEATFGGINLEDISAPRCFYIERRLKEEMNIPVFHDDQHGTAIVVSAALLNAAKISNRKLEDLQVVVNGAGAAAIAVTKLLLEMGVRQITLCDTRGAIYPGRPEGMNWIKNEMAQQTNPEKKKGDLAQVVRGADVFIGLSVAGALTQDMVRAMAKDPVIFALANPTPEILPEPAKEAGAMIVATGRSDFPNQVNNSLVFPGVFRGALDVRARVINEPMKIAAAQAIAGMIPEKELAMDYIIPKGMDFRVPPVVAAAVARSAIETNVAKIEIDPEIIAQRTRTIIYEGELGYFKGEDFILESAR
- a CDS encoding DUF948 domain-containing protein, which gives rise to MDWIWIGWGFLVVAAAVAVFLIRALNQVSRTVRNLGTLVNSLETEITPLVRNLRETSENINGLLVQTQERLNQLEGLFLTLKESAQIFSMINRIFRGGVTPTLVNMAGLAVGIKTAGQSFFKRKGKGGK
- a CDS encoding nucleotidyltransferase domain-containing protein, with product MTKYAPEKIILFGSAAKDTDEVNDVDLFIIKDDVPHLGADRTHQLFRLIETDLPVDYLVYRPSEVAERLLGDPFVNDIFKEESLSWDEVTSLVEALENTH
- a CDS encoding FAD-dependent oxidoreductase, with amino-acid sequence MLESNHYDLIVIGGGPAGMAVSVGASSAGLKKILLLERHPRLGGILNQCIHLGFGLKYFKEELTGTEYAARYKKIILEQNVEVKTSSFVHTIHPRHKVTFVCPQGERVVSAENIVIATGCRERTREMLTVPGTRPAGVFTAGLAQEMVNIYGVLPGKEVVIIGSGDIGLIMARRMTLEGARVRAVFEILPHLSGLIRNKIQCLDDFGIPLYLEHEVLEIMGKNRVEAVRVRDNRTGGERELSCDTVLFSVGLIPERDLLIDAGIEPGNGLYLAGNADYVHDTVDRVTKEGEKLGRALAG
- a CDS encoding YtxH domain-containing protein, yielding MAEEKGCSGSALVLSFILGGVVGAALAILYSPWEGDRTRGKLKDLAEEVKEKSGHLSEDWKEKAATFIEKGKEFVEQKRGILSSAFDAGKEAMTKEKEELTQTEGL
- a CDS encoding NAD(P)/FAD-dependent oxidoreductase, translating into MKVDFLIIGGGIVGVAVAQKLSGYALDGVLLEKEAELSFGVSKSNSGIIHTGFQSPSRQLKTRLAVRGNELYRELAGNLDFPFIPTGELVVAFPGERKALEAIRENGEKLGVPGLQMVDNPWLKENEPNLTDELECALLGPTAAVINPYETVYALAENAQANGLRVFCNHEVLAIEQGPDTWKIITTEGTFESRLVINAAGLYADKIARMAGMEVPAIVPRKGEEFILDKHADRLTKRVIFPVPQKYTKGILIIPTVDGNTMLGPTAEETPDREDLTTTKSGKQFVISQIQRLVPSVREDQIITSFAGVRPTIKEDDFYIQEDLEGFINLVGIQSPGLTAAPAIAEYVVNLLSVKNLLRPKKTVISTRTAIPRFRRLGGEERNALIKEDPEFGEVVCRCELITRKEIKEAIRRGARTMDGIKFRTRSQMGRCHGAFCTMKIMAIMAEELGLPYEAITKRGKGSELIKPV